One window from the genome of Hydra vulgaris chromosome 02, alternate assembly HydraT2T_AEP encodes:
- the LOC100212843 gene encoding probable ATP-dependent RNA helicase DDX56 gives MISNFTDFDIDDRLVKAISKLGWAAPSEIQKRAIPPALEGKDIIIRAKTGSGKTAAYLIPLIQKILKNKESNKPKTISVVLVPSKELCKQSYRNALDLTSYCSKLVSVVDLGNSTVQSSSSLISTADILISTPSKILAHINNKTINLKDFLDYLILDEADMMFSYGYEQDLKTITTLLPKIYQALLVSATISEDIKCLEALVLNKPVILKLEESHLPEKDKLNQFVIKCESSDKYLLIYALFKLNLVQGKTLIFVNSIDRCYRLKLFLEQFYIRTCVLNSELPQSSRIHIVDEFNRGVYDIVIATDEAVVINTNLSNINQNKEKTKKKKKAMKIKKDYAVARGIDFQDVDNVLNFDFPETGDAYIHRVGRTARGNNHGTALSFVASSEDQRHLMMVEEKLKTDIIAKENILKPYNFKIEEIEGLRYRVNDVISSVTRIKVKDARFKEIKSEILHSNKLKMYFEENPKDLRVLRHDKILKPTDQQPHMKDVPEYLVPSSLRHIMVKSKRKRKQSNIQHEKIKKKKTDPLKTFKYK, from the coding sequence ATGATTTCTAACTTCACTGATTTTGATATAGACGATAGACTCGTTAAAGCTATTTCCAAGCTTGGATGGGCTGCTCCAAGTGAAATACAGAAGCGAGCAATTCCTCCTGCTTTAGAAGGAAAGGATATAATTATACGTGCCAAAACAGGTTCTGGAAAAACAGCAGCGTATCTAATAccgttaattcaaaaaatattaaagaataaagaaTCAAACAAACCTAAAACTATAAGTGTTGTTTTGGTTCCCTCTAAAGAGCTTTGCAAACAATCTTATCGAAATGCGCTCGATCTCACCTCATATTGTTCTAAACTTGTTTCAGTTGTAGACTTAGGAAATTCAACTGTTCAGAGTTCTTCTTCTTTGATTAGTACTGCTGATATTTTAATTAGTACACCAAGTAAAATCCTTGcacatataaataataaaacaattaatctgaaagattttttagattatctTATACTTGATGAAGCTGATATGATGTTTTCATATGGTTACGAgcaagatttaaaaacaattacaactTTATTGCCTAAAATTTACCAAGCATTGTTAGTATCTGCAACAATAAGTGAAGACATAAAATGTTTAGAAGCATTAGTTCTTAACAAACcagttattttaaagttagagGAGTCACATTTACCAGAAAAGGATAAACTTAACCAGTTTGTTATTAAATGTGAGTCAAGTGATAAGTACCTTCTTATTTATGctttattcaaattaaacttGGTGCAAGGTAAAACATTAATATTTGTCAATTCTATTGATAGATGTTATCGATTAAAGTTGTTTCTTGAACAGTTTTACATTCGTACATGTGTTTTAAACTCTGAATTACCTCAAAGCTCAAGAATCCATATTGTTGATGAATTTAATCGTGGTGTTTATGATATTGTTATAGCAACAGATGAAGCTGTTGttattaatacaaatttatcaaacataaatcagaataaagagaaaacaaaaaaaaaaaaaaaagcaatgaaaattaaaaaagattatgctGTTGCAAGAGGAATTGATTTTCAAGATGTTGACAATGTTCTTAATTTTGACTTTCCAGAAACTGGAGATGCATATATACACAGAGTTGGAAGAACAGCACGTGGAAATAATCATGGCACAGCCCTATCTTTTGTTGCAAGTAGTGAAGATCAAAGGCATTTAATGATGGTTGAGGAAAAACTTAAAACAGATATCATtgctaaagaaaatatattgaagccatataattttaaaattgaagaaattgaAGGTCTGCGCTATCGTGTCAATGATGTCATTAGTAGTGTTACTCGAATCAAAGTTAAAGATGcaagatttaaagaaattaaaagtgaaattttgcattcaaataaattaaaaatgtattttgaagAGAATCCAAAAGATCTCAGAGTACTTCGACATGATAAAATACTGAAACCAACCGATCAACAGCCTCATATGAAAGATGTACCTGAATATCTTGTACCTAGTTCTTTAAGACATATCATGGTCAAATCTAAAAGAAAACGCAAACAATCAAATATTCAAcatgaaaagataaaaaagaaaaagacagacccattaaaaacttttaaatataagtaa